One genomic window of Roseobacter ponti includes the following:
- a CDS encoding patatin-like phospholipase family protein has product MAVKRINLALQGGGAHGAFTWGVLDRILCEEDIEIAAISGTSAGALNGAAFKAGMIEGGRQGARDRLDWLWGEVGARPDLHIPQWMTPFSLSDFSSALEHSWPVMAAEALSRVVSPYDYGPFYSNPLRAVVEQFDFDLIHEENAVVPCLFVCATRVRNGKVRVFKDSEISTDAILASACLPTLFQAVELEDAETGQIEAFWDGGYTGNPALFPLFSPGLPEDILVININPLERVDIPRSAQAIQNRINEISFNSSLLRELRAIEFVQRLLDTGKMSTEQMSRVYVHMIADDALMNELSVATKMVPTPFTLSRLKEAGQRAADDFLQTHKQDINRCSTADLRGMFG; this is encoded by the coding sequence ATGGCGGTAAAGCGGATCAATCTGGCCCTTCAGGGCGGTGGCGCACATGGCGCATTTACCTGGGGTGTGCTGGACCGGATCCTCTGTGAAGAGGATATCGAGATCGCCGCGATCTCGGGCACCAGTGCAGGGGCCCTGAACGGGGCCGCGTTCAAAGCAGGTATGATAGAGGGCGGACGACAGGGCGCCCGCGACCGGCTCGACTGGCTCTGGGGGGAGGTGGGCGCGCGGCCCGATCTGCACATCCCGCAGTGGATGACGCCATTCTCGCTTTCGGATTTTTCCTCGGCTCTTGAGCATTCCTGGCCGGTCATGGCCGCAGAAGCTCTGAGCCGTGTCGTCTCGCCCTATGATTACGGACCGTTTTATTCCAATCCGCTGCGCGCAGTGGTGGAGCAGTTCGATTTCGACCTGATCCACGAAGAAAACGCCGTCGTGCCCTGTCTCTTTGTCTGTGCAACGCGGGTGCGGAACGGCAAGGTCCGGGTCTTCAAAGACAGCGAAATCAGCACCGATGCCATTCTGGCCTCCGCCTGCCTGCCGACGCTTTTCCAGGCGGTCGAGCTTGAAGACGCGGAAACCGGACAGATCGAGGCATTCTGGGACGGGGGATACACCGGCAACCCGGCGCTCTTTCCTCTGTTCAGCCCGGGATTGCCGGAAGACATCCTCGTGATCAACATCAACCCGCTCGAACGGGTGGATATACCGCGCTCGGCCCAGGCCATCCAGAACCGGATCAACGAAATCAGCTTTAATTCATCCCTGCTGCGCGAACTCAGGGCAATCGAATTTGTGCAGCGCCTGCTGGATACCGGTAAAATGAGCACTGAACAGATGAGCCGTGTCTATGTGCATATGATCGCGGATGACGCGCTGATGAACGAGCTATCTGTGGCAACCAAGATGGTGCCCACTCCCTTCACGCTGTCGCGCCTGAAAGAGGCCGGACAACGGGCGGCAGATGATTTTCTGCAGACGCACAAACAGGACATCAACAGGTGCAGCACCGCAGACCTGCGCGGCATGTTCGGCTGA
- a CDS encoding 3-hydroxybutyrate dehydrogenase has product MAFNVSLTGKTAVITGSNSGIGLGIAWELARAGADVVLNSFTDNDEDHALAREIADTTGVTARYIQADMSKGDQCRDLIAKAGACDILVNNAGIQHVAPIDEFPVEKWDAIIAINMNSAFHTTAAALPVMRAAGWGRVINIASAHGLTASPYKAAYIAAKHGVVGMTKTVALETAQEQITANAICPGYVLTPLVEAQIPDTAKKYDMSEDEVKKKVILERQPSKEFATVEQLGGTTVFLCSDAAAQITGTTISVDGGWTAL; this is encoded by the coding sequence ATGGCATTCAACGTATCACTGACCGGCAAAACCGCCGTGATCACCGGATCAAACTCCGGCATCGGGCTCGGCATTGCGTGGGAGCTGGCCCGGGCCGGAGCCGACGTGGTTCTGAACTCCTTCACCGACAATGACGAAGACCATGCACTCGCCCGCGAGATTGCCGATACGACGGGCGTCACAGCACGCTACATTCAGGCTGACATGTCCAAAGGCGATCAGTGCCGCGATCTGATCGCAAAGGCCGGTGCCTGCGACATCCTCGTGAACAATGCGGGCATCCAGCACGTGGCCCCCATCGATGAGTTTCCGGTGGAGAAATGGGATGCGATTATCGCGATCAATATGAATTCCGCGTTTCATACCACTGCTGCGGCGCTGCCCGTGATGCGCGCGGCGGGATGGGGCAGGGTGATCAACATCGCCTCCGCCCATGGTCTGACCGCATCGCCCTACAAGGCCGCCTATATCGCCGCCAAACACGGAGTAGTTGGCATGACCAAAACCGTGGCGCTGGAGACAGCACAGGAGCAGATCACCGCCAATGCGATCTGTCCGGGCTATGTGCTGACGCCGCTGGTGGAGGCACAGATCCCCGACACGGCAAAGAAATACGACATGTCCGAGGACGAGGTGAAAAAGAAGGTCATCCTTGAGCGGCAGCCCAGTAAGGAATTTGCCACCGTCGAACAGCTGGGCGGCACGACTGTGTTTTTGTGCTCGGATGCGGCGGCACAGATCACCGGGACCACCATCAGCGTCGATGGCGGCTGGACAGCACTTTAA
- a CDS encoding extracellular solute-binding protein, which yields MNTVFFRAARRILAAFALILFSTYAVAEPQHGVSMYGAPALPPDFVSLPYVRADAPKGGSITLGNTGGFDSLNPFVRKGTSPWQLPFFTHEALMGRSWDEPFTLYGLLAESVEMPEDRSWVEFTLHPEAAFSDGSPVTVADVIFSYELLGEEGHPRYLGLAGQIASIEQTGPRGVKISFNTDNRELALLAGMRPILSRTQWEGKDFASAPLDAVPLGSGPYVVSSYEAGRQVVLSRNPEYWGADIPFRRGTHNFDEISIDFYGDASVLFEAFKAGEISAVREFNAEKWARQYNFPAVERGDVIKSEIPHKKPSGMTGFVMNTRRAPFDDWRVREAMIQAFNFEFINDTLTGGAQPRITSYFSNSILAMEPGPATGRVAEMLTPFRADLPPDTLEGYALPVSDGSARNRRGIRRAMALLEEAGWTAPDGVMQNTDGTPLAFTLLIAQNSSEDRAVADLYKSALERLGIEMTIESTDSAQFVARANAFDFEMTTFRRALSLSPGNEQRFYWGSEAAGQQGSRNLMGVASPVVDTLIGTMLSARGEDEFRSAVRALDRVLTAGRYVIPFWQYTNGQIAHISEMKYPDRLPLYGDGPNFMPEVWWYAED from the coding sequence ATGAACACGGTATTTTTCCGCGCAGCCAGGCGGATTTTAGCCGCATTCGCGCTGATTCTCTTTTCAACTTATGCGGTCGCAGAGCCTCAGCACGGTGTATCTATGTACGGGGCGCCTGCTCTGCCACCGGATTTTGTGTCTTTGCCCTATGTGCGCGCTGATGCACCAAAGGGCGGCAGCATCACGCTTGGCAACACCGGTGGCTTTGACAGTCTGAACCCTTTTGTACGCAAAGGGACCTCTCCCTGGCAGCTGCCTTTTTTCACCCATGAGGCGCTGATGGGGCGGTCATGGGACGAACCTTTCACGCTTTACGGGCTCCTGGCCGAATCGGTTGAGATGCCGGAAGACCGCTCCTGGGTCGAATTCACCCTGCATCCGGAAGCGGCTTTTTCCGACGGGTCGCCGGTAACGGTGGCGGATGTGATCTTTTCCTATGAGCTGCTCGGAGAAGAAGGACACCCCCGGTATCTGGGGCTGGCCGGTCAGATTGCCTCGATCGAGCAGACCGGCCCGCGAGGCGTAAAGATCTCCTTTAACACCGACAACCGCGAACTGGCGCTTCTTGCCGGTATGCGGCCCATCCTCAGCAGGACGCAGTGGGAGGGCAAAGATTTCGCCAGTGCGCCGCTGGATGCCGTACCGCTGGGCTCCGGTCCTTATGTTGTCAGCAGTTATGAGGCCGGGCGTCAGGTGGTTCTGAGCCGCAACCCCGAATACTGGGGCGCGGATATCCCCTTCCGGCGGGGCACGCATAACTTCGATGAGATCAGCATTGATTTTTACGGCGATGCCTCGGTGCTTTTTGAGGCGTTCAAGGCGGGTGAAATATCCGCCGTGCGCGAGTTCAACGCAGAGAAATGGGCGCGACAGTACAATTTCCCGGCTGTCGAACGCGGTGATGTCATCAAATCGGAAATCCCGCACAAGAAACCCTCCGGAATGACCGGCTTTGTGATGAACACCCGGCGCGCGCCCTTTGACGACTGGCGGGTGCGTGAAGCGATGATCCAGGCGTTTAATTTCGAGTTCATCAACGACACACTCACCGGCGGCGCGCAGCCGCGCATCACCTCTTATTTCTCAAACTCCATACTGGCGATGGAGCCCGGGCCGGCCACCGGGCGGGTCGCGGAAATGCTGACCCCGTTTCGCGCAGATCTGCCGCCCGACACGCTCGAAGGCTACGCCCTGCCCGTCAGCGACGGCAGCGCGCGCAACCGGCGCGGCATCCGGCGGGCCATGGCGTTGCTGGAAGAGGCAGGCTGGACCGCGCCGGACGGTGTCATGCAGAACACTGACGGCACGCCGCTCGCTTTTACCCTGCTGATTGCGCAGAACAGCAGCGAGGACCGTGCGGTGGCTGATCTGTACAAATCCGCGCTGGAGAGGCTCGGCATTGAGATGACGATCGAAAGCACCGACAGCGCCCAGTTTGTCGCCCGTGCCAATGCCTTTGATTTTGAGATGACCACATTCCGCCGGGCGCTGTCGCTCTCACCGGGCAATGAGCAGCGGTTTTACTGGGGCTCGGAAGCCGCCGGGCAGCAGGGATCACGCAATCTGATGGGGGTGGCGTCTCCGGTGGTGGATACGCTGATTGGTACGATGCTGTCTGCGCGGGGCGAGGATGAATTTCGCTCTGCCGTGCGCGCGCTCGACCGGGTGCTGACAGCGGGTCGCTATGTCATCCCGTTCTGGCAGTACACCAACGGGCAGATCGCGCATATCAGCGAAATGAAATATCCTGACCGGCTGCCCCTTTATGGCGACGGGCCGAATTTCATGCCGGAAGTCTGGTGGTATGCGGAAGACTGA
- a CDS encoding class I adenylate-forming enzyme family protein, translated as MLSVFNEGTPPPVPASFNMAAYVLSAGARTPGKPALEVLGDAGTDQWTYRRLIAAVRGTGTGLLRLGLVPGDRVLLRLGNTVDFPVACLGALAAGLVPVPTSAALTEPEVAHCIAVTTPRAILCAPDVACPPLAERTDLATLRSFRDLPPVAWHRGDPHRPGYIVFTSGTSGVPRAVGHAHRAILGRRMMFDGWYGLTPQDRMLHAGAFNWTYTLGTGLMDPWTLGATALIAAPGTAARALPGLIAQHKASLFAAAPGVFRQMLQDGPAIAAPALRHGLSAGEKLPARTARAWADATGTPLLEAYGMSECSTFISASPARHVCDGALGIPQPGRRVAVLGPEGPVPRGTEGTIAVHQSDPGLMLGYYGAPEATAARMQGDWFLTGDQGIMQDDGQFFYLGRNDDMMNAGGYRVSPVEVEDVLSGCPGVRSVAVTDVEIKDDTRVIAAFYTADAPLDEKGLAAYVSDRLARYKQPRLYIHLPELPLGANGKILRRALRDRMKAPQ; from the coding sequence ATGTTGTCAGTCTTCAATGAGGGCACGCCGCCGCCCGTTCCCGCATCTTTTAATATGGCGGCATACGTTCTGTCCGCCGGAGCCCGCACACCCGGAAAGCCGGCGCTTGAGGTTCTGGGCGATGCCGGTACGGATCAGTGGACATACAGGCGGCTGATCGCTGCCGTGCGGGGCACGGGCACGGGATTGCTGCGTCTCGGGCTGGTACCCGGCGACCGGGTGCTGTTGCGGCTTGGCAATACGGTGGATTTTCCGGTGGCCTGCCTCGGGGCGCTGGCGGCGGGACTGGTGCCGGTCCCGACATCTGCCGCCCTCACAGAACCTGAGGTCGCGCATTGCATCGCCGTTACGACACCGCGGGCGATCCTCTGTGCGCCCGATGTGGCCTGCCCGCCCTTGGCAGAACGCACTGACCTTGCCACCCTGCGGTCTTTCCGCGATCTGCCGCCTGTTGCCTGGCACAGGGGCGATCCGCATCGTCCGGGTTATATCGTCTTCACGTCCGGGACGTCGGGCGTGCCGCGCGCCGTCGGGCACGCGCATCGTGCCATTCTCGGCCGGCGCATGATGTTTGACGGGTGGTACGGTCTGACCCCGCAGGACCGGATGCTGCATGCGGGCGCCTTCAACTGGACCTATACGCTCGGCACCGGGCTGATGGATCCCTGGACGCTCGGGGCGACGGCTTTGATTGCAGCGCCCGGAACAGCGGCGCGCGCCCTGCCCGGTCTGATTGCGCAGCACAAAGCCAGTCTTTTCGCCGCCGCGCCGGGGGTCTTTCGGCAGATGCTGCAGGACGGGCCGGCCATCGCCGCGCCGGCCCTGCGACACGGTCTGAGCGCGGGCGAAAAGCTGCCCGCCCGCACGGCGCGCGCATGGGCTGATGCCACCGGTACGCCGCTGCTTGAAGCCTATGGCATGTCGGAATGCTCGACCTTTATTTCGGCGTCCCCCGCGCGGCATGTGTGCGACGGGGCGCTGGGAATTCCGCAGCCGGGCCGACGTGTCGCTGTTCTCGGACCGGAGGGACCCGTCCCACGGGGTACCGAAGGCACCATCGCCGTGCACCAGAGCGACCCAGGCCTGATGCTGGGCTATTACGGGGCGCCGGAGGCGACGGCGGCACGCATGCAGGGTGACTGGTTTCTGACCGGAGATCAGGGGATCATGCAGGACGACGGGCAGTTTTTTTATCTTGGCCGGAATGACGATATGATGAACGCCGGCGGCTACCGCGTGTCACCGGTTGAGGTCGAGGATGTGCTCTCGGGCTGTCCCGGGGTGCGCAGCGTCGCGGTGACGGATGTTGAGATCAAGGACGACACGCGGGTCATTGCCGCCTTTTACACCGCAGACGCACCACTGGACGAAAAGGGCCTCGCGGCCTATGTCAGCGACAGACTGGCGCGATATAAACAACCGCGGCTCTATATCCATTTGCCGGAACTGCCCCTGGGCGCGAACGGCAAGATACTGCGTCGCGCCCTGCGTGACCGAATGAAGGCCCCGCAATGA
- a CDS encoding DsbA family oxidoreductase: MTDTIKLDIISDPICPWCYIGKAHLDKALGEHPGHPFAIEWHPFQLNPEMPAGGMGRREYLEGKFGGKEGAVRAYAPVVEHAQAAGLNIDFEAMQRTPNTIDAHRLIHWAGIEGRQTAAVAALFKAYFNEGRDIGAHDVLADIADSIEMDAAVVLKLLQSDADIDDIRKRDAHSREMGVNSVPTFIVGGKHAVPGAQPPELWHKVITELTNAA; the protein is encoded by the coding sequence ATGACCGATACGATTAAGCTCGACATTATCTCTGATCCGATCTGCCCCTGGTGCTACATCGGCAAGGCTCATCTCGACAAGGCGCTGGGTGAGCATCCCGGGCATCCTTTTGCCATAGAATGGCATCCGTTTCAGCTTAATCCCGAGATGCCCGCAGGCGGTATGGGCCGGCGCGAATATCTTGAAGGCAAATTCGGCGGCAAAGAAGGTGCGGTGCGCGCCTATGCGCCGGTGGTCGAGCATGCGCAGGCCGCCGGGCTGAACATCGATTTCGAGGCGATGCAGCGCACCCCCAACACCATTGATGCGCACCGCCTTATCCACTGGGCCGGGATCGAAGGCCGGCAGACGGCGGCGGTGGCCGCACTTTTCAAAGCTTACTTCAACGAAGGCCGTGATATCGGTGCCCATGACGTGCTTGCCGACATCGCCGACAGCATCGAAATGGATGCAGCCGTTGTCCTGAAACTGCTTCAGTCGGATGCCGATATCGATGATATCCGCAAGCGGGACGCGCACAGCCGGGAGATGGGCGTGAATTCCGTGCCGACCTTTATTGTTGGTGGCAAGCATGCCGTCCCCGGGGCACAGCCGCCGGAACTCTGGCACAAGGTCATCACCGAGCTTACGAATGCCGCCTGA
- a CDS encoding multidrug effflux MFS transporter, with amino-acid sequence MGRAEFIALMAMLFATIAFSIDAMLPALPDIARELTPDDPTRAPLILTSFVLGMGLGTFFAGPLSDAFGRRRIMFCGAGLYIASALVAWASKSLELMLVARILQGIGAAGPRVVSIAIIRDLYSGREMARILSIAMMIFTVVPAFAPAMGVVIIAGFGWRSIFMAFVAFSLISALWLKIRLPETLPEAKRRPVRFSLMVAAVREMFAHPVVRLSIMVQTLAMAMLFTLLMLIQPVYEFVFDRLETFPFWFGGIALSSAFASLLNAVLVVRFGMRRLVTIALAAQIFLSGVMVLLSGQIGPEGFAIFAVWQAFVFFQAGLTIGNLNAIAMEPMGHVAGMAASVIGAVSTVLAAAIASPIGLLFDGSIRPLVLAVLIMATLAFSLMVYMGRVENRLPAE; translated from the coding sequence ATGGGGCGTGCCGAATTCATTGCCCTGATGGCAATGTTATTCGCGACGATTGCCTTTTCGATCGATGCGATGCTGCCTGCACTGCCGGATATTGCGCGCGAGCTGACGCCTGATGATCCGACCCGCGCGCCTCTGATCCTGACGTCATTTGTGCTCGGCATGGGCCTGGGCACATTTTTTGCGGGGCCCCTGTCGGATGCTTTCGGGCGACGACGGATCATGTTCTGCGGTGCAGGGCTTTACATCGCCTCTGCGCTCGTCGCCTGGGCCAGCAAATCGCTGGAACTGATGCTTGTGGCGCGGATATTGCAGGGCATCGGCGCGGCCGGCCCGCGCGTTGTCTCGATTGCAATCATCCGCGATCTTTATTCCGGTCGCGAGATGGCCCGGATCCTGTCCATTGCCATGATGATTTTCACCGTCGTGCCTGCCTTTGCACCCGCCATGGGCGTGGTGATCATCGCAGGCTTTGGCTGGCGCAGTATCTTTATGGCCTTTGTCGCTTTTTCGCTGATATCAGCCCTCTGGCTGAAGATCCGTCTGCCGGAAACCCTGCCTGAAGCGAAACGACGCCCTGTACGCTTCAGTCTCATGGTGGCGGCGGTACGTGAGATGTTCGCCCATCCTGTCGTGCGTCTGTCGATCATGGTGCAGACGCTTGCCATGGCAATGCTCTTTACGCTGCTGATGCTGATCCAGCCGGTCTATGAGTTCGTCTTTGACCGCCTTGAGACCTTTCCGTTCTGGTTCGGAGGGATTGCGCTTTCTTCGGCTTTTGCGAGCCTGCTGAACGCGGTGCTGGTTGTCCGCTTCGGCATGCGCCGGCTGGTGACGATTGCGCTTGCAGCGCAGATCTTTCTGTCGGGGGTAATGGTCCTGCTCAGTGGACAGATCGGACCGGAGGGTTTTGCCATCTTTGCCGTGTGGCAGGCATTCGTCTTCTTTCAGGCGGGCCTGACCATCGGCAATCTGAACGCCATCGCGATGGAGCCGATGGGGCATGTGGCCGGCATGGCCGCGAGTGTGATCGGGGCTGTCTCGACCGTGCTGGCGGCTGCAATCGCTTCGCCCATCGGGCTGCTTTTTGACGGATCGATCCGACCGCTGGTTCTGGCGGTTCTGATTATGGCGACGCTCGCTTTTTCCCTGATGGTCTATATGGGACGGGTGGAAAACCGGCTGCCGGCGGAATAA
- the mfd gene encoding transcription-repair coupling factor has product MAEHSHITVSGVPEGFDARFLLTELARGDGPLVHVARDDKRLAAMQAALRFFAPDLPVVVFPGWDCLPYDRVSPNADISAQRMATLAALAHGMPDRFILLTTLNAATQRVPARAVLKDAAFTARVGSRIDEKALRDFLVRMGFVQSPTVTEPGDYAIRGGIIDIYPPGDLGPVRLDLFGDTLDGVRRFDAATQRTTEKLDVVELAPVSEVILDEAGITRFRQNYRIEFGAAGTDDPLYEAVSAGRKHQGAEHWLAFFHEELETLFDYLPEATVTLDDQTTATRLARWESIADQYETRRLAMAHRSGMDTVYKPAPPEGLYLDDAAWETRMTDRRVLHLSALPQATGPGVTDAGGRMGRNFAPERQQESLSLFGALADHINAKMKNGPVLVASYSEGARERLAGLIEDEGLAEAILIRDGTRIGRRGLHLAVWSLESGFEAPDGLTVISEQDVLGDRLIRTTRKKRRAENFLTETQSLSPGDLIVHVDHGIGRYMGLEVVTAAGAAHECLLLEYAEDAKLYLPVENIELLSRYGHEEGLLDRLGGGAWQAKKARLKERIREIADKLIRVAAERALRKAPVLEPPPGMWDAFSARFPYTETDDQLRAIGEVIDDMTSGNPMDRLVCGDVGFGKTEVAMRAAFVAAMSGVQVAVIAPTTLLARQHYKSFAERFRGFPIEVRQLSRFVSAKDAQATREAMSRGTVDIVIGTHALLAKGIRFKNLGLLVIDEEQHFGVTHKERLKQLRTDIHVLTLTATPIPRTLQLSLTGVRDLSIIGTPPVDRLAIRTYVSEFDSVTIREALLREHYRGGQSFFVVPRISDLPGIEEFLKEQLPELTYVVAHGQMPAGELDDRMNAFYDGKFDVLLATTIVESGLDIPTANTMVVHRADMFGLAQLYQIRGRVGRSKTRAYAYLTTKPRARLTPTAEKRLRVLSSLDTLGAGFTLASQDLDIRGAGNLLGEEQSGQMRDVGFELYQSMLEEAIAKIRAGEMEGLSEADDQWAPQINLGVPVLIPEEYVPDLDVRLGLYRRLSSLTTKVELEGFAAELIDRFGKLPREVSTLMLVVRIKAMCKKAGIARLDGGPRGATIQFHNDKFASPEGLVEFIQDQRGLAKVKDNRIVVRRDWKADADKIKGAFAIARDLAEKVVARKKREKSKAG; this is encoded by the coding sequence ATGGCTGAGCATTCCCATATTACCGTCTCCGGCGTCCCCGAGGGGTTTGACGCGCGCTTCCTGCTGACGGAACTTGCGCGCGGCGACGGCCCGCTGGTGCATGTCGCGCGCGATGACAAACGGCTGGCCGCGATGCAGGCCGCCCTGCGGTTTTTCGCCCCCGATCTGCCGGTTGTGGTGTTTCCCGGGTGGGACTGTCTGCCCTATGACCGGGTCTCGCCCAATGCCGATATCTCCGCACAGCGCATGGCCACGCTCGCAGCACTCGCCCATGGCATGCCGGACCGGTTTATCCTGCTGACCACCCTGAATGCCGCAACCCAGCGGGTGCCCGCGCGCGCCGTCCTGAAAGACGCCGCCTTCACCGCCCGGGTCGGCAGCCGCATCGACGAAAAGGCCCTGCGCGATTTTCTGGTGCGCATGGGTTTTGTGCAAAGCCCCACAGTCACTGAGCCTGGTGACTACGCGATCCGCGGCGGCATCATCGACATCTATCCTCCGGGGGATCTGGGGCCGGTGCGGCTCGATCTTTTCGGCGACACGCTCGACGGTGTCCGCCGTTTCGATGCTGCCACCCAGCGCACGACGGAAAAGCTGGATGTTGTCGAGCTTGCCCCGGTTTCCGAGGTGATCCTTGATGAGGCCGGCATCACCCGGTTCCGCCAGAATTACCGCATCGAATTCGGCGCCGCCGGCACCGATGATCCGCTGTATGAAGCAGTAAGTGCCGGTCGCAAACATCAGGGTGCCGAGCACTGGCTCGCGTTTTTCCACGAGGAACTGGAAACGCTTTTCGACTATCTGCCTGAAGCCACTGTAACGCTGGATGATCAGACCACCGCCACGCGGCTTGCCCGCTGGGAAAGCATTGCCGATCAGTACGAAACACGCCGCCTCGCGATGGCCCATCGCTCCGGCATGGACACCGTTTACAAACCTGCACCGCCCGAAGGGCTCTATCTTGATGACGCCGCCTGGGAGACGCGGATGACAGACCGCCGCGTGCTGCATCTGAGTGCGCTGCCGCAGGCGACAGGGCCCGGTGTTACCGATGCGGGCGGTCGCATGGGGCGCAACTTCGCGCCTGAACGTCAGCAGGAATCTCTGAGCCTTTTCGGGGCTCTGGCCGATCATATTAATGCAAAGATGAAAAACGGCCCCGTTCTTGTTGCCAGCTATTCCGAAGGCGCGCGCGAACGCCTGGCCGGGCTTATCGAGGACGAGGGTCTGGCCGAAGCCATCCTGATCCGCGATGGCACACGCATCGGCAGGCGCGGGCTGCATCTGGCCGTCTGGTCGCTCGAAAGCGGTTTTGAAGCGCCCGACGGGCTCACCGTGATTTCCGAGCAGGACGTGCTGGGCGACCGGCTCATTCGCACCACGCGTAAAAAACGCCGCGCCGAGAACTTCCTGACAGAAACGCAATCGCTCAGCCCCGGCGATCTTATTGTGCATGTGGACCATGGCATTGGTCGTTATATGGGGCTGGAGGTCGTGACGGCGGCAGGGGCAGCGCACGAATGTCTGCTGCTGGAATATGCAGAAGATGCCAAGCTTTATCTGCCGGTCGAGAACATCGAACTGCTCTCCCGGTACGGACATGAAGAGGGGCTGCTCGACCGGCTGGGCGGCGGGGCATGGCAGGCCAAGAAAGCCCGCCTTAAAGAGCGTATCCGCGAGATTGCCGACAAGCTTATCCGTGTGGCCGCTGAACGTGCGCTGCGCAAGGCGCCGGTGCTCGAGCCACCCCCCGGCATGTGGGACGCATTCTCAGCGCGCTTCCCTTATACCGAAACCGACGACCAGCTGCGCGCCATCGGTGAGGTCATTGACGATATGACCTCCGGCAACCCGATGGACCGGCTGGTCTGCGGGGATGTGGGGTTCGGTAAGACCGAAGTGGCCATGCGCGCAGCCTTCGTGGCGGCCATGTCCGGTGTGCAGGTGGCGGTTATTGCGCCCACGACGCTGCTGGCGCGACAGCATTACAAGAGCTTTGCCGAGCGCTTCCGGGGCTTTCCTATCGAGGTCCGCCAGCTCAGCCGGTTCGTCTCCGCAAAGGACGCGCAAGCCACCCGCGAGGCAATGTCGCGCGGCACCGTTGATATTGTGATCGGCACCCATGCGCTGCTCGCCAAAGGCATCCGGTTCAAAAACCTCGGCCTGCTGGTCATCGACGAGGAACAGCATTTCGGTGTCACGCACAAAGAGCGACTGAAACAGCTGCGCACGGATATCCACGTGCTGACACTTACTGCCACACCTATTCCGCGCACCCTGCAGCTCAGCCTGACGGGCGTGCGCGATCTGAGCATCATCGGCACGCCCCCGGTCGATCGCCTCGCCATCCGCACCTATGTCAGCGAGTTTGACAGCGTGACCATTCGCGAAGCCCTGCTGCGCGAGCACTACCGGGGCGGGCAGTCATTTTTTGTTGTTCCGCGAATCTCCGATCTGCCCGGGATCGAGGAGTTCCTGAAAGAACAGCTGCCGGAACTCACGTATGTCGTGGCGCACGGCCAGATGCCGGCGGGCGAGCTCGACGACCGGATGAATGCGTTTTACGACGGCAAATTTGACGTCCTGCTGGCCACGACGATTGTGGAATCCGGCCTCGATATCCCCACTGCCAATACGATGGTTGTGCACCGGGCGGACATGTTTGGTCTCGCACAGCTTTATCAGATCAGAGGTCGGGTCGGACGCTCCAAAACCCGCGCCTATGCCTATCTGACGACAAAACCCCGTGCGCGACTGACGCCGACCGCGGAAAAGCGGCTGCGGGTGCTGTCCAGCCTCGATACGCTGGGCGCCGGGTTTACGCTGGCCAGCCAGGATCTCGACATCCGTGGTGCCGGCAACCTGCTGGGGGAAGAACAGTCCGGACAGATGCGCGATGTGGGCTTTGAGCTTTACCAGTCGATGCTGGAAGAGGCGATTGCCAAGATCCGCGCGGGCGAGATGGAAGGGCTGAGCGAGGCCGATGACCAGTGGGCGCCGCAGATCAATCTCGGGGTACCGGTGCTCATTCCCGAGGAGTATGTGCCTGATCTCGACGTGCGTCTCGGCCTCTATCGCCGCCTCAGCAGCCTGACGACAAAGGTGGAGCTTGAGGGCTTTGCCGCCGAGCTCATCGACCGGTTCGGCAAGCTGCCGCGCGAGGTCTCGACCCTGATGCTTGTCGTGCGGATCAAAGCCATGTGCAAAAAGGCCGGCATCGCGCGGCTCGACGGTGGTCCGCGCGGGGCGACGATCCAGTTTCACAACGACAAATTTGCCTCACCCGAGGGGTTGGTGGAATTCATTCAGGATCAGCGCGGGCTGGCGAAGGTCAAAGACAACAGGATCGTCGTCCGCCGCGACTGGAAGGCCGATGCCGACAAGATCAAAGGCGCTTTTGCGATTGCGCGGGATCTGGCGGAAAAAGTCGTCGCCCGCAAAAAGCGCGAGAAAAGCAAAGCCGGCTGA